A region of the Campylobacter cuniculorum DSM 23162 = LMG 24588 genome:
TTTGATAATGAGCTCATAGAATCAAAATCATCGACATATTTTTGATAAATCCATTGACAAAGTTGTTTCACGTGAAACATTGGTTTGATTTCATTTTCAAGCTCTTCAGGTAAAAAATCTAAAATATTTATAAGTTTTTTCAAAAATATTCCTTATTGTTTTTTCAAAATCATTCTTTAAAATTTTATTTTATCACAAAATATATTTTGTATAATGGTTTAAGATTATAAAAAATTTTCATCCATAAAATCAACCAGAAAATTCTCAAGTTTTTCTTTAGCTTTTTGATGGTTTTTAATAAAATCTTTATGGGCATTTTCATCACAAAAATTTGTTGCACATAAAATGCATTCGGCTTTTATATGCATTTTTTTTGCAACACTTAAAACTGAAAAAGCCTCCATATTTTCAAAATCTAAACCCAAATTTGAAAATTCCTCTGCGGCTTTTTTATTTTGACAAATATAATTTGAAGAATTAATCTTATAAGTTTCACGTGAAACATTAAGATTGATTTCATTTAAAGCAGGGGTATAAAAATTTGCACTAAGTTTAGAAAATTCTATATTAAAAGCGTGAGAACTTCTATAAATTTTTAAAATTTCTCCTTGATTATAAATTCCGCAAGTGCCTATAAATATAAGTGTTTTCGGTTTTGATTCCAAACAAAGCCTTGTTAAATTGATAGCAGATTCTATCAATCCTATTCCTATATTTTTTGCAAATTTAAAACTTTCATTTCCACCTGCACAAACAATCATTAAATCCGCCTCAATTGAAAAATTCAAATAAATTCTACCAAAAAAAGACTTAATTAAGAATTTTTAGATAGAATAAAAAGTTTAAAAATATATGATTAAAGCTAAAAAGTATTATGGACAAAATTTTTTAACCGATAAAAATGTTTTAAAACAAATCATCCAAGCCATACCCAAAGGGACTCAAAATATCGTTGAAATTGGGTCTGGCTTAGGTGATTTAACGCAAGAACTTTTGAAAATTTCAAGGGTAAAAGCTTATGAAATTGATGATAAGTTGATACCCTATTTAAAAAAGAAATTTCAAAAAGAATTAGAGTGTGAGAAATTAAAATTGTTTCATCAAGATGCCAATAAAATTGACTCTTTTGATGAAAATAAATATCTTTTGGTTGCAAATTTGCCCTATTATATAGCAAGTCGTTTGATTCTAAAGGCTTTAGAAGATGAGCATTGTTTAGGGTTGATTGTGATGATTCAAAAAGAAATGGCACTTAAATTTTGTGCAAATGAAGGCGAAAGTGAATTTTCATCTTTAGCTGTTTTAAGTGCAATGATTTGCGAGAGAAAGATGCTCTTTGAAGTTGAACCTTCTTGTTTTAATCCTCCGCCAAAGGTTACTTCAGCGGTGATAAGTTTGATTAAAAAAGGAGAATTTAAAGATTTTTGTGAGCTTTGGTCTTTTAAAGCTTTCTTAAAAGATTGTTTTAAATCTCCAAGAAAGCAGCTTTTAAAGAATTTAAAGCTTCACAGAGAAAAAATTACAGAGCTTTTAAATCAATTTGAGCTTAAAGAAAATATAAGACCACACGAAATTTGCGTTGATTTATACCTTGAAATTTATAAAAAATTAAAGGATAAATATGAACGAAAATAATGAAAATAACACCACTATAAACAATGCTCAAAATCCTAATTCAAGCTCTAAAAACAATAAACGATACAAATACAAAAATCGCAGAAAAAAGCTCGCCGATTCCCTTAATGTCGAAGGTGCTGCTAAACAAGAAACACATTCTCAAACCAACGCGAATCAGTCCCCAACAAATAAAAAGAAAAAAAACCGCAATCTTCCAACAAAGCTCATAGGAGATGAGGATTGGCAAATTGAGATTGCTAAGAGCATAGAAGCAAATAGAATTTCACATGAAAATCGTTTGTATCCACTTAAATATAATAACTCAAGCGAACATAAAATTCGCATCACTCCTTTGGGCGGTTTGGGTGAGATAGGTGGAAATATCACAATTTTTGAAACAAATAATGATGCAATTATCGTCGATATTGGAATGAGTTTTCCCGATGGAACAATGCATGGAGTGGATATTATAATCCCTGATTTTGACTATGTGCGAAAAATTAAGGATAAGATAAGAGCCATTATCATCACTCATGCTCACGAGGATCATATAGGTGCTGTGCCATATTTTTTTAAAGAATTTCAATTTCCTATTTATGCCACACCTTTAGCTTTAGGTATGATTTCAAATAAATTTGAAGAACATGGATTGAAAAATGAACGCAAGTGGTTTAGACCTGTGGAAAAACGCAAGGTTTATGAAATAGGTGATTTTGATATAGAATGGATTCATATCACGCATTCTATCATCGATGCTTCAGCCTTAGCAATAAAAACAAAGGCTGGAACGATAATTCACACGGGAGATTTTAAAATCGACCAAACTCCCATTGATAATTATCCCAGTGATTTAGGGCGCTTAGCACATTATGGAGAAGAGGGTGTGCTTTGTCTTTTAAGTGATAGCACAAATTCTTACAAAGAGGGCTATACAAAGAGCGAAAGTTCTGTTGGACCTACTTTTGATCAAATTTTTGCTAAAACAAAAGGTCGGGTGATTATGAGTACTTTTAGCTCAAATATACATCGCGTCTATCAAGCCATAACTTATGGGTTAAAATATGGCAGAAAAGTCTGTGTTATAGGGCGTTCAATGGAAAGAAATTTATACACAACTATGGAGCTTGGTTATATAAAATTGGACAGAAAAATTTTCATCGATGCCGATGAGGTGAGCAAATACAAAGACAATGAAGTTTTAATCGTAACCACAGGTTCTCAAGGTGAAACAATGAGTGCTCTTTATAGAATGGCAACCGATGAGCATAAATTCATCAAAATCAAACCAAGCGATCAAATCATCATTTCAGCTAAGGCTATACCGGGAAATGAAACGAGTGTTTCTGCTGTGCTTGATTATTTGCTTAAGGCTGGAGCTAAGGTAGCGTATCAAGAATTTAGCGAAATTCATGTCAGCGGACATGCAAGCATAGAAGAGCAAAAACTTATGCTTACATTGACAAAGCCTAAATTTTTTCTTCCAATTCACGGCGAATACAATCACATCAACAAACACAAAGAAACAGCCATAAAATGCGGGATTGCTGAAAGAAATATTTATCTTATGAGCGATGGGGATCAAATTGAGCTTTGTCAAAAATATATCAAGCGTCTTAAAACCGTCAAAACCGGAAAAGTCTTTGTGGATAATCAAATCAATAAGCAAATCGCTCACGATGTTGTCATCGACAGACAAAAACTTGCCGATAATGGGATTGTAGTGATTATCGCTCAACTTGATAAGGCTTCAAAAACTCTTATCAATAAACCAAGAGTTTTTAGCTATGGTTTGGTTGCGGACAAACAGGATGGGGTTTTTTCAAAAGAAATGGTTGAGATTTTAGGACAATTTTTCATCAATATCAAAGACGAAGTGCTTAATGACCCAAAATTCCTAGAAAATCAAATACGTCAAGTATTAAGAAAACATATTTTTAGAAAAATTAAAAAATACCCCACCATAGTGCCTACAATTTTCATCATGTAGAATTTATTTGAGTGTTTCAATGAGAATCAATCAATTCATATCGCATAATACAAGCCATTCAAGACGCGAAGCAGACGAACTCATCAAACAAGGTTTGGTAAAAATCAATGCCAAAATTGCTCAATTTAGCGATAGGGTTAAGCAGGAGGATAGGGTTTTTATTAAAGATAAAAGAATTCACAAAAAAACGCAATTTAGTGTTATCGTTTATCATAAGCAAAAAGGGGAGCTTGTTTCACATAAAGACGATAGAGGAAGGAAAACAATTTATGAAAATTTACCTAAAAAATTCAGCTCTTGGTTGAGTATAGGTCGTCTTGATTTTGCAAGTGAAGGTTTGATTTTGCTTACAGATTCTGCTTTGATTGCCTCTGCTTTGATGAAAAGTGATTTGGAGAGGGAGTATTATCTTAAAATCAAAGGACATATTAACAAAGAAGTTGTTGAAGCTATGGAAAATGGCTTGGAAATTAAAAATGAAAAAAAAGGAGCTCATAGCAAAAGTAAAATCAGCTCTATGATGATTGCACCCTTTTTGGAGTATGAAATTTTCGGTAGTAGCGGAGGATATACCAAACTACGTGTTGTGATAAATGAGGGGCAAAATAGAGAGCTTAGACGCTTTTTTGGACATTTTGACTTAAAAATTATGGATCTTAAAAGAGTTGCTTTTGGTATAGTTGAACTTGATATGTTAAGAGCTGGAAAATATCGGTATTTAGAAAAAACAGAATATGAAAAACTTAGGGATTTTCTAAGAATCAATGCGATTAAATTTTAAATAAACTCAATTTACATCAAGATTATATTGCAGATAAATCAAGGGATAAAAATTGAAACAAAACAATTTAAATCATACTAAATAAACAATATATCTTCAAAATCTATATTAAATTCTAATCCATTACACATAAACATTAAATTCTTTAAAATGTTTCACAGATATAAAAAACAATCGATTTAATTTATATGAGATGAATTTAAAATCATTTAAATGAATGAAATTATTTATCTCAATACTCTTTATATAACTCAATAGCATAAACCCTAGAAAGCTTCTAGGGTTTGTATTAGAATTTCTTTTTATTCACATCTTCAAGGATGTTGTTTGCTATAGTGCTAACAGAATTAGCAATGATAGAAGATTCATTAGCGATTTCAACATTGTCTTTTGTGCTTTGGTCAATCTGTGAAACACTCTCATTGATTTGAGTGATGCCTTGAGTTTGTTCTTTAATGCTTTCAGCCATATCATTGATGGATTGCACAAGTAAATTTGTATTGGCTTCTATCTCACTCAAAGACTTTTGAGTCCTTTCAGCAAGTTTTCTTACTTCATCAGCCACAACAGCAAAGCCGCGTCCATGTTCTCCTGCACGAGCTGCTTCAATGGCAGCATTAAGAGCGAGGAGATTGATTTGGTCAGCTATATCTCCTATAATGCCTGTAACATTTTTAATGTCTTCACTTTGAGTGATAACATCACTAGTCTTTTGAGAGACATTTTGCATAGAAGAAGTGATTTGCTCTAAGGCTGCAGCGGTTTCTTCTAAAGAAGCTGCTTGGGAATTAGAGCTGGAGGTGAGAGATTGGACTGCGGTTTGGAGTTTAGTGCTTTCTCCTGCTAAGGCATTAGCAAATTCTGAACTTTGTCTGAGCATTTTAATGATTTCTTCTCCTAAGGCATTGGTTGTCACCTCAACATTTCCTGTGGCATTTTCTATTTTATTTCTAAAGTCTAAGTGTTTGTATTCTTCAAAAATATCGTGGATGATATTCATATCACTTCCCACTCGACTTTGTAGAGCATCTAAGAGACGATTGAGCACATTTTTAAGTTCTACGAGTTGAGGATTTCTTGGATTGGCTGTGATTCTTGCTGTGAGATTTCCTGATTCGACAATGCTCACTGTCTCTACAGATTCTTTTACAGCAGAATTGTCTTGTTCGAGTCCTTGTTTAGTCTTTTTAACACTTTGAGCAATCAAAGTAGTGATTTGCCCAAAATCATCTTTGGACTCATAAGGCAATAAATTAACATCATCACTCTCATGGTCAATATATTTAAAGAAAGAAATAATATTATGGTCTAAAATTTTTATTCCACGTATTAAAGAACCATAGAATAGCCATAAAGAAGGGAAGAATAAAATAGCAAAAACCGCTATAGAAGCTATAATGGTGAAATAAATCACCTCTTTGACTTCATCTGTAATGCTTAATACATCATCTTTTATATATTCTTCAAGGGTATCGATATACACGCCTGTAGAAATCCAAATATTTTGTGTATTAGGAATTTTTTGTGCATAAGCTGCTTTAGGAGCATCAACTAAAGTGCCATTTGGAAGTGGTTTAGAAAAAACAAAATATACAAATTCTCCTTTATCGCTTTGATTTTTAGAAGTTTTGTATAAATCACGCACATAATAAACTCCGGCTTTATCTGTAGCATCGTATAAAGATTTTCCTATCAAATCTTTTCTTGTCGGGTGAGCTACAGGAGTGTATTCTTTATAAGCAAAATAATAACCCGATTTATCGTCCTCAAAACGAAATTCCTCAATAGCTTTTGCTATAATTTCAATTTGAGCTTTTTCATCTAAACCTTTGACGATAGCACCTAAAGAATCTGCTAAAGAATCGGTTGCAAGTTTTATTTTTTGTTCGATTTCTGATTGAAAAACCCGTTTTAATTGAGCACGAGTATTCATTTCGATTTCTGATTCTCCTCTTACAAACAAAACTACAAAACAAGCAGCACAAATAAATGTTGTTAAAACGATACAAGCTAATTTGGCTTTAAAAGAAAGATGTTGATAAAAATTCATAACCCCCCCCCCTCTCTCTCAAATTCCTAAAAATATTTAAGAAATATTAACTTTTCCCGCAATGATAAATCTAAATAGCTTAAAAAACAATAAATATTCATACAAAAAATTAATAAAATATTAATGAGAATTTTACTCAAAATCAACCCAGAATTAAGCTAAAATATTTTATGATTACGATTTAAGAATTTGAAAAGGGATGAGCTGAATGCCGATAGATTTTGAGCAATTTTCTGTCGCTATGATTTTAACTTTATTTGCAGGATTTTCAACTTCTATTGGAGCTGTGATTGCATTTTTTTCAAAAAAAGACAATTTAAGAATGCTTTCAATCGGACTTGGGTTTTCAGCAGGAGTTATGATTTATATTTCTTTTATGGAGATACTACCGACTGCATTTAAAGACTTTAGAAAATACCATGAATTTGGAGAATTTTTAGCTTTGATTTGTTTTTTTGGTGGAATTTTGCTCTCTCTTATGATTGATAGATTCATTCCAGAAGATGTCAATCCTCACGAACCTAAACAAGATTACACTGAACTTAAAATTTGTCCCTTGCCAAAAAATCCCAAAAAAACGCCAAAATTTCACCCCGGAGAGCCCCTTAAAAAAATCAATATCCATTCCCTTAAACGCACAGGGCTTTTTACAGCTCTAGCCATAGCGATCCATAATTTTCCCGAAGGTTTTGCAACGTTTATGGCAAGCATTGATAATATAAGCTTAGGAATTGTCATAGCCATTGCTGTTGCCATTCATAATATCCCCGAAGGTTTAGCTGTTTCTTTACCTATTTATCACGCTACGGGAGATAAGAAAAAAGCCTTTATATATTCTGCTCTTTCAGGCTTTGCTGAACCTTTAGGAGCCTTGGTTGGAGTACTTGTAATTTTACCTTTTATGAGTGAATTAACATTGGCTATAAGTTTTGCTGTGGTTGCGGGAATTATGGTTTTTATTTCACTTGATGAGCTTTTACCTGCAGCCAAAGCCTACGGAAACGCTCACGATAGCTTGTATGGGCTGATAGGAGGAATGTTTGTCATGGCTTTGAGCTTGATTCTTCTTAATGAATTTTGAAATTTAAAAAACTTAATTTTATGAATTTGATTTAAAAAGCAAAACATTTCATTAGAGAAAAATTATGTTTTAAAAATATCTTTATCGGCTTTAAGATGATTTTTAGAACAAGCCTTTTATAATGATTTCATTGTTAAGCATTCCATATAAAGATTTAGTGTGACAGATATTTTGGTAAATTAAGATAAAATTTTGTTATTTTTTATCGTTTTGTGCTAATTTTATAAAATTTATCTTTAAAGGCAGTCAAATGATAAATTTTTATTCAAATTATAATTATATAAACAATACAGATATTTTAAATTCAAACAAGAATACTCAAATAAATAATAATATTTCTTCAAGCAACGCTTTAAACAAAACAAAGAAATAAATTCAAATTTAGTTAATGATAAATCACAAGCGGTAGATAAAGTCTTAGGTTATAGTGTAGATGAGGATGGCTTTTTTACAAGTGATTTTAACGAAGCTGCGGGGTTACCAAAGGATTATAATACTTTTTCTTCTCTTATGCATCTGTCATTGTTTTTATAATCAAAGATGAATTCTAATTCTGTAACCTTTCTGCCTGTCTTATGGGTTTTAATTTCAAGTAAGATGATATGAGATTTGCCATTAATATCTTTTGCGGTTTGTTTTAAAACCTTTTGATTAAAATGCTTATATTCTCTTGGCACTTCTAGTATATTTTGTAAGACTGAAAGATTGATTCTTAGACTTTGTCTGTTTTGTTTAAGCTCACATACAAGCATATTATAAATTCTTATGCTGTATGCGGATTTCATTCTTTGAATGTCATCGAATTTAAGCTGGGTAAAGTCTTTTTTTAGGTCAGTATAATTAATATTTTTGAAAAAATTCCCTGATTGTGTGTATATCTTTGGTTTGAGTTAGGGCTAAGATTAAGAGAATTCTAGCCTTTTGGGGATTTAAATCCAAAGCACTGATAAAACCTAATTTAATATCCTCCTCGCTTAGCATAACCTGCCCTTGTGCCACTCGTGTGCTTAGCACAATTTTAAGACCTTGTTTTAATAATTCTTTAAGCACTTTTTTTTGATTTTCGTGTATATTACCGGCCCCGCTTCCTGCGATAACCAAACCTTGAGCACCATTATCAAATAAAGCCTTAGCAGCGATTCCGCTTCCGTCATTTGAATAAGTATAAAGTATATCCACTTTTGGCAAGGTTTTGATTTTTTCTCCATCAAAAGGCGTTTGTTTGGTGTGAAGTTTTAAAATTTCATTATAAAAAAAACATTTTCCATCGACAATATAGCCCAAATCTCCAAAATTAAGCGAAGAAAAAGCATCCACATTTAAAGTATGCGTTTTTACAATTGCTCTTGCACTTAAAATTTTATCATTCATCACAACCATCACCCCTTTGCCTTGAGCGTTTTTATCTGTTGCTAAGGATATAGCATTGTAAAGATTTTTAGGACCATCAGCACTCCTAGCACTTGAGGGACGCATCGCACCGACTAAAACCACAGGTTTATGATGTTTAAGTGTTAAATTTAAAAAATACGCCGTTTCTTCCATAGTATCCGTTCCATGAGTGATAACGACACCATCGATGCCTTGTTTAAAACAGCTGTTGATTTCTTGTATAAGTTTGAGCCAGATTTCATCATTCATATTTGAGCTATCGATATTTGCAACTTGCTTTGTTTGAATTTGTGCTAAATTTTCAATTTCTGGCACAGCTTCGATAAGTTCTTTAACCCCAACGACTCCTGCTGTATATCCCACACTAGAAATTTGACTCCCAGCAACCCCTGCAATAGTCCCTCCTGTGGCTAAAATCGCAATTTTTGCTTTAGACTTTATCATAATTTTTCCTCAAAAACAAAACTTTTTATGCCTCATATAAGTTTTATATCATATTTTTATCAATATAAATTTTTTAAAAATGCGTCTCATTTAATATGATTTATAAATATCTTTAATGATAAATTGAGGCGTGATGAGCCCACGAAATTTATTTTTGGATACACTTCCAAGCAAAGTGATATTCTCATTTAAATTTGGTTCTTTGTCAAAATTAAAAAATAAAGCTTCAATAGCCTTATTTTCCTTAGTTAAAATCAGTTTTAAATGCTTTGAATTTTTATCTAAAAATTTTTTATTCTTAACATTTAAATCCTTAATCACAAAAAGAGGACGCGGATTTTTATAACCAAAAGGTTCAAAATATTCTAAAAGTTCAAGCATTTCAAAATCAATATCTTTAGGCTCTAAAATTCCTAAAATTTCATCTGTATCCAAAAAATTTGCATCAGGAATTTGCGAACACTGCATTTGCATTTGAGTTTTAAATGCTTCAAAATTATCTAAATTTAAACTAAGTCCTGCCGCATTTTTATGTCCGCCATAATTATTCAATAAAGATTGAGTTTGAGTGATAAGATTTAAAATATCAATGCTGCCAACGCTTCTTGCACTGCCCTTAAGTTTGGTCCCATTTAAGGAAAAAACGAAAGAAGGCTTATTAAAATGTTTTGCTAAGCGACTTGCAACGATGCCAAGCACTCCCTCGTGCCAATTTTCTCCACTTGCAATCACACAAGAATCGCTTTCTCTGACTTGATTTAAAGATTCTTCAAAAAGCTGTTTTTCTTCATCCTTGCGACTTTCATTGAAATTCACAATTTGCTCTAAATAACTCAAAGCCTCGTCAAAATTTTTCGTGTGCAAAAAACGATAAGATAGACTTGCATCGTCCATTCTTCCAGCACTATTAATCAGCGGTGCAATGAGAAAACTTATATTATCCAAAGTGAATTGATCCTTTTGATAATAATGCTTCATTGCTTTAAAGGCAGCTCTTTTGGATTTGTTAATGCATTCTATACCCTTTTTTGTCAAAACACGGTTAATATCTCTAAGTTCCATCATATCCGCTATAATTGCTATGGCTAAAAGTTCTATAAATTTACACAAATCATATTTAAGTTTGCAAACTTCTTTTAAAGCCGCTATTAAATACCAAGCCACTTGAGCACCGCAAATTTCAATATCGGGAAAGGTGCAATCTTTTTGCTTAGGATTAATAATTGCAAAAGCTTCAGGTAAGGTTTGCAAAGGCATATGGTGGTCTGTTATGATGAGGTCTATCTTTTTTTCTTTGCAAAGCTTTGCCGCTTCAAATGCCGATATACCATTATCTACCGTTATAATCAAATCCACATCAAGCTCACTTACAATTTCTTCATTAATCCCATATCCGTCTTTAAAGCGATTAGGAATTTTAACCACATAATCAAAGCCTATATCATCAAAAAAATCTGCCATTATAGTGCAAGAGATAATGCCATCAACATCATAATCGCCAACAATAGCTATTTTTTGGTTTTTTTCTATGGCTGTTTTAATGCGATTTGCAGCCTTATAAGCATCTTTTAAGCAACAGGGCAAGGGTAAATCACAGAGCTTAGTATGCACATCTTTCTCGAAACGAAGGCTTAAAATTCTTTTAATATCGTCTTTACTCACTGCTTTCATAATCACAAGCCGCTTTGATAAATCCGCAAATGACAGAATTTGCTCTCTCAAGTCTTGAAGTGAATTCAGGATGAAATTGCACTGCAAGAAAAAATGGGTGGTCTTTAAGCTCCACTGCCTCGATAAGTCCTTGACTCTCTCCACTCACAATCAGTCCTTTGCTCTCCATTGCTTTGCGGTATTTTGGATTGGCTTCATAACGATGACGATGCCTTTCTTTGACGCTTTTTTTGCCTTGATAAATTTGACTTAAAAGAGTGTTTTCTTTAATCCTGCATTCATAAGCACCAAGTCTCATTGTCCCCCCTAAAGGAGTTTTACTCGTTCTAATTTGCTTTTTGCCATTTGAGTCTATAAATTCATCGATTAAATACACGATAGGATTTTCACATTTTTCATCAAATTCTGTTGAATTAGCATCTTTGAGTTTTAAAACATTTCTTGCAAATTCGATTAAAGCAAGCTGCATTCCTAAACAAATTCCTAAAAAGGGAATTTTATGTTCTCTTGCATAAGAAATTGCCCTAATCTTACCTTCGACTCCCCTGCGTCCAAATCCTCCAGCAACTAAAATTCCGCTGATATCTTTAAAACTTTCTTTTAAATCCAAATTTTCTAGTTTCTCGCTATCTATCCATTTAATATCCACCCTTGTATCTAAGGTTGCACCCGCGTGAATGATAGCTTCAGTAAGGCTTTTATAGCTTTCTGTTAAATCGACATATTTACCCACAAAAGCGATTTTCACTTCATTGCTCGGAGCAATCACGCGTTTAACAAGAAAATTCCAATTGTCCATATTTGGTTTTAAATTTTTAAGTTCTAAAACACTAGCAATTGCACCGAGTATATCTTGTTTTAAAAAATTCAAAGGAATTTGATAAATGCTTGCCGCATCCACACTTTCTATGACGCAATTTTTCTCCACACCGCAAGAAATGGCGATTTTATCTTTCAAATCACGATTTAAAGGCTTTTCACTACGACAAATAATCATATTTGGACTGATTCCTATGCGTCTTAATTCTCCTACGCTGTGTTGAGTTGGTTTGGTTTTTAACTCCCCCGCAGCTTTGATGAAAGGCACTAAGGTGAGATGAATATTCATTGCATTGTTTTTGCCCACTTCTAATTTTAAAGCCCTAATGGCTTCTAAAAAAGGCAAACCTTCAATGTCTCCAACCGTTCCGCCGATTTCTACGATTAAAATATCCTTATGTTCTCCCGCTTTTTTAATACGCATTTTAATTTCATCGACAATATGTGGGATGACTTGTATGGTTTTTCCCAGATATTCTCCCTGTCTTTCTTTTTCAATCACGCTTTGATAAACGCGTCCTGTGGTGAAATTGTTAAGTTGTGATAAATTTTCATCTAAAAAACGCTC
Encoded here:
- the recJ gene encoding single-stranded-DNA-specific exonuclease RecJ, whose translation is MKAVSKDDIKRILSLRFEKDVHTKLCDLPLPCCLKDAYKAANRIKTAIEKNQKIAIVGDYDVDGIISCTIMADFFDDIGFDYVVKIPNRFKDGYGINEEIVSELDVDLIITVDNGISAFEAAKLCKEKKIDLIITDHHMPLQTLPEAFAIINPKQKDCTFPDIEICGAQVAWYLIAALKEVCKLKYDLCKFIELLAIAIIADMMELRDINRVLTKKGIECINKSKRAAFKAMKHYYQKDQFTLDNISFLIAPLINSAGRMDDASLSYRFLHTKNFDEALSYLEQIVNFNESRKDEEKQLFEESLNQVRESDSCVIASGENWHEGVLGIVASRLAKHFNKPSFVFSLNGTKLKGSARSVGSIDILNLITQTQSLLNNYGGHKNAAGLSLNLDNFEAFKTQMQMQCSQIPDANFLDTDEILGILEPKDIDFEMLELLEYFEPFGYKNPRPLFVIKDLNVKNKKFLDKNSKHLKLILTKENKAIEALFFNFDKEPNLNENITLLGSVSKNKFRGLITPQFIIKDIYKSY
- a CDS encoding CTP synthase, translated to MKKTKYIFITGGVLSSLGKGIAAASIATLLKNSGFKVSILKADPYINVDPGTMSPFEHGEVFVTDDGAETDLDLGHYERFLDENLSQLNNFTTGRVYQSVIEKERQGEYLGKTIQVIPHIVDEIKMRIKKAGEHKDILIVEIGGTVGDIEGLPFLEAIRALKLEVGKNNAMNIHLTLVPFIKAAGELKTKPTQHSVGELRRIGISPNMIICRSEKPLNRDLKDKIAISCGVEKNCVIESVDAASIYQIPLNFLKQDILGAIASVLELKNLKPNMDNWNFLVKRVIAPSNEVKIAFVGKYVDLTESYKSLTEAIIHAGATLDTRVDIKWIDSEKLENLDLKESFKDISGILVAGGFGRRGVEGKIRAISYAREHKIPFLGICLGMQLALIEFARNVLKLKDANSTEFDEKCENPIVYLIDEFIDSNGKKQIRTSKTPLGGTMRLGAYECRIKENTLLSQIYQGKKSVKERHRHRYEANPKYRKAMESKGLIVSGESQGLIEAVELKDHPFFLAVQFHPEFTSRLERANSVICGFIKAACDYESSE